The Siniperca chuatsi isolate FFG_IHB_CAS linkage group LG9, ASM2008510v1, whole genome shotgun sequence genome includes a region encoding these proteins:
- the mdc1 gene encoding mediator of DNA damage checkpoint protein 1 isoform X2: MDATQMISDSILESDEEENEEENGNKRGRPLAKLCILKNEYIPETELPLFLGDNVLGRDPNTCTLPLPAPSISKQHATICLSVYRRRGCHSEVDIEALVWDLGSMNGTRKGRLKLTPNVRYALSESDSLVVADIPCQYVSCAVDGVSSEGDMRTPVSRNSGLKTRLPDTSEEKRVDTSTGSKKHVNGGCLSFEQTPTQPQGTLVPESDTDSDGERGGEGDRRRKALVSDSDSHKSSPTCSTFLSPTNKIVPESEDESPITPYSTKNRPFRHVSFSKEGTDVDVGRQELKEKKALAIVDDSEEEEGREEERAALGGRKSEESGQHVPVKQESNVSLTGVDELPVSTPAVFTDAIPAFNVDSDTDVEGEEEEVVSVGPVTLNTNQQADQPPNTAQFLIDSDTDVDDDDDALDKVPKSMPFSADNTRPPHVISVIQPEAITMDSDTDVDDDAVVSDAATKAKPMSFQSTHTAAPSMQLKDFHLDSDTDVDEEEEKESGTNKTCPKIDETPTRLDIKPIGPESAPATPHSLHLDTDTDDEAIPAPAIGEPLVVSGVTESCTTADTGADLDILSDSDTDMEDNSPLVVPVVVTTLSVAPGTTSEAFQSDSDADTDVDDSSVPPSGDGVNPADPKVDSDTDVEDKEVDFGEAGEGQIPSLRGENTPGLLAPLLQNCSTPVQLTEVEDMETQAFLSPSSGPFRRTVAPAVRPKALSSCSDSQEDEDFVVAETQSFVLQTRDGQRNPPGDHTMDPTKAFGLESSGDEKVEQSSRGGSFQLGLSDSSRLQGQAQALAMESTQAFLSVEGGVNLEDTQTYAAISNANRTSLENDSNLEAKAYGEDDEPARCSVMSEKEGQVDLALEATQAYISEPYSDSEDETDEDERKNTATAETQPLDFPTSSTLAMAETQPMSAFEEEESLDKENPLSSVFQVKPKPQNETEEREEHGEAAQPQERHLTEALSVAETQPMATSGNEESDDEDLILGPRKRKAKPLQLEEEQTQPLISSETQPMATSGNEESDEDSILGPRKRKAKLLQLEEEQTQPLISSETQPMATSGNEESDDEDSIPGPRKRRAKPLQIQEQETQPLTNSEASTVETQPLETKATLWPQRGKGRQFEAATSGIIVRDKRGTRAKLREEEEQAECSEPPKRQTRGKNKALPTTRGRRGKSRPDESEEEEEVEQAKQARGKKSMRQWKDDKEEGERLETERNKYDENNSLIKEQVEGRLGEEKDVTELRQQERERMEKERAEINERERKQEERQHRREEQEKLERKEKEEQERSQAENAERLRLEQERAEQERIERERKEEEEKERADRTQKEKELLERERKEKEEKETLEREKAEREEREILEREEKERIEKERKEQEEKERLETEKRELEEKHERERLAKEKQIKEQQENKEEENKPKAPARSRRSARRTIDTPCATEPEQDSTISTNDDVPARRTRSRSNSSNSVSSERSASSVNTQQSQRGRGRGARRTSEPPQAAIARSSNRRRMVAAEPTEQDSNDISPQGVLSRSNSTKSLNSEISSYSLSSQSRGRGGRQRGRGRKTEAATILPINSQSDQNSAPKPSTRGRKCRKAEESSNEVTHEDDKEKTDSQQASTTRGRRRANANGSEPAEDPSNQEEGCASEESFLPKRNVRGRGQKAVKSETVEAPVAPAVSDGDEAKEKRKGRKRELEANTEDDSSSSSKISKGKEKVQTTEPADEGAKGETKDEIPLQAKRGRVSSTQAKKNAKDYPTEVEVEEESEKMEEEAVERRGRGRPSAVKKKKKEEPEESGTCVDQDAHMEASEPQTPTSSVSRKRQALVDSSPVAKTPRSSFAATAASGRLRVASQTYKVLFTGMVDETGERVLARLGGCIAKGMADMNCLVTDKVRRTVKFLCAVAKGVPIVTTHWLEKSGKAGSFLSPNDFIVKDPEQEKKFIFCLQESLRIAGSQPLLQGYEIHVTKSVKPEPVQMKDIITCSGATFLPKMPTSHKPQTVVISCEEDWPLCGPALSASIPVVTAEFILTGTLQQKLNFQTHSLSAPTSNLPTAGGRGRGRKKT, encoded by the exons ATGGATGCAACTCAGATGATCAGTGACTCAATCTtggagtcagatgaggaagaaaacgaagaggaaaatggaaataagaGGGGACGACCATTGGCTAAACTGTGCAtcttaaaaaatgaatacatcCCTGAGACAG AGTTGCCCCTCTTTTTGGGAGATAATGTGCTGGGCCGTGACCCCAACACCTGCACCCTACCTTTGCCAGCACCCTCAATATCCAAGCAGCACGCTAccatctgcctctctgtctaCCGTAGAAGAGGTTGTCATAGTGAAGTGGACATAGAGGCTTTGGTTTGGGACCTAGGGAGCATGAATGGGACCCGCAAGGGTCGCTTAAAGCTGACTCCTAATGTACGCTATGCCCTCAGTGAAAGTGACAGTTTGGTGGTGGCGGACATCCCATGTCAGTATGTCAGCTGTGCTGTAGATGGAGTCTCTTCTGAAGGAGACATGAGGACTCCTGTGAGCAGAAATTCAGGGCTAAAGACGAGGCTGCCAGATACCTCAGAAGAAAAGAGAGTTGACACAAGCACAGGCAGCAAAAAACATGTCAATGGTGGTTGCCTGTCCTTTGAGCAAACTCCAACCCAGCCGCAGGGGACCCTGGTCCCAGAATCTGACACGGACTCAGACggggaaagagggggagaaggCGATAGAAGGCGCAAGGCTCTAG TGTCCGATTCTGACTCCCATAAATCCAGTCCCACTTGTTCAACATTCTTGAGTCCCACAAACAAAATAGTCCCTGAAAG TGAGGACGAAAGTCCCATCACACCGTACTCCACTAAAAATAGGCCTTTCAGACATGTCAGCTTCAGCAAGGAGGGGACAGACGTAGATGTGGGGCGACAGgagctgaaggaaaaaaaagcacTTGCAATTGTGGACGacagtgaagaggaggaaggaagggaggaagaaagagcaGCCCTAGGAGGGAGAAAGTCTGAGGAAAGTGGACAACATGTGCCAGTAAAACAGGAAAGCAATGTCAGTCTTACAGGAGTAGATGAATTGCCTGTATCTACACCGGCAGTCTTCACAGATGCGATCCCTGCATTTAACGTGGACAGTGACACTGatgtggagggagaggaggaagaggtggtaTCTGTGGGTCCTGTGACCTTGAATACAAACCAACAAGCTGATCAACCACCAAACACAGCTCAGTTTCTAATTGACAGTGATACAGATgtcgatgatgatgatgatgccttAGACAAAGTTCCCAAATCAATGCCTTTTTCTGCTGACAACACCAGACCTCCTCAtgttatttcagttattcagcCAGAGGCCATCACTATGGACAGTGACACTGATGTGGATGATGACGCTGTTGTGTCAGACGCTGCTACAAAAGCAAAACCCATGTCatttcagagcacacacacagctgctcccTCAATGCAGCTGAAAGATTTCCACCTAGACAGTGACACAGATGttgatgaggaagaagaaaaggaatcTGGAACAAATAAGACGTGCCCTAAAATAGATGAAACCCCCACTAGATTAGATATCAAGCCAATTGGGCCTGAATCTGCCCCTGCCACTCCTCACAGCCTGCATCTAGACACTGACACAGATGATGAAGCTATTCCTGCCCCTGCCATCGGTGAACCCTTGGTGGTGTCTGGTGTCACAGAATCATGCACTACTGCAGACACAGGAGCTGATTTGGATATTCTGTCTGACAGTGACACAGATATGGAAGACAATTCTCCTCTGGTTGTACCTGTTGTTGTCACAACCTTGTCAGTTGCTCCTGGTACCACGTCAGAAGCTTTTCAGTCAGATTCTGATGCAGACACAGATGTGGATGATTCCAGCGTGCCCCCTTCCGGGGATGGGGTTAATCCAGCCGACCCTAAAGTGGACAGTGACACAGATGTGGAAGATAAGGAGGTGGATTTTGGAGAGGCAGGTGAGGGCCAGATTCCTAGCCTGCGCGGAGAAAATACACCTGGGTTGCTGGCTCCCCTTCTGCAGAACTGCTCTACTCCTGTACAATTGACAG AAGTGGAAGATATGGAGACTCAGGCTTTCCTGAGTCCCTCTTCAGGTCCCTTTAGAC GTACAGTAGCCCCTGCTGTAAGACCTAAAGCATTGTCTTCCTGCTCAGACAGCCAGGAGGATGAGGACTTTGTCGTGGCTGAGACGCAGTCCTTCGTTCTTCAGACCAGAGATGGGCAGCGAAACCCTCCGGGGGATCACACCATGGATCCCACCAAAGCTTTTGGCCTTGAGTCTTCTGGTGATGAAAAAGTTGAACAGTCCAGCAGAGGAGGGTCTTTCCAGCTGGGATTGTCTGATAGCAGCCGCCTGCAGGGTCAGGCCCAAGCTCTAGCCATGGAAAGCACCCAAGCTTTTCTCTCTGTGGAAGGGGGTGTGAATCTGGAAGACACCCAAACATATGCAGCTATCTCGAATGCAAACAGAACCTCCTTAGAGAATGATTCAAATCTGGAGGCTAAGGCATATGGAGAGGATGATGAACCTGCCAGATGTTCAGTAATGTCTGAAAAAGAAGGTCAGGTAGATTTGGCCCTAGAAGCAACACAGGCATATATTTCAGAGCCCTACAGTGATTCAGAGGATGAAACAGAtgaagatgagagaaaaaacactgCTACTGCTGAGACTCAGCCATTAGACTTTCCCACATCATCTACTCTTGCCATGGCTGAAACCCAACCAATGTCTGCctttgaggaagaggagagttTGGATAAAGAAAATCCTCTTTCCTCTGTATTTCAAGTTAAGCCCAAACCACAGAATGAAACAGAAGAGAGGGAAGAACATGGGGAGGCAGCTCAACCTCAGGAGAGGCACCTCACTGAAGCTCTGTCTGTAGCTGAAACTCAGCCCATGGCTACAAGTGGAAATGAGGAAAGTGATGATGAGGATTTGATTCTCGGCCCacgaaaaagaaaagcaaagccACTCCAGCTTGAAGAGGAGCAGACACAGCCCCTCATTAGTTCTGAAACTCAGCCCATGGCTACAAGTGGAAATGAGGAAAGTGATGAGGATTCGATTCTCGGTCCacgaaaaagaaaagcaaagctACTGCAACTTGAAGAGGAGCAGACACAGCCCCTCATTAGTTCTGAAACTCAGCCCATGGCTACAAGTGGAAATGAGGAAAGTGATGATGAGGACTCGATTCCCGGTCCACGAAAAAGAAGAGCAAAGCCACTGCAAATTCAAGAACAGGAGACACAACCGCTCACAAATTCTGAGGCCTCCACTGTTGAAACACAGCCATTGGAAACAAAAGCTACCCTGTGGCCTCAGAGGGGAAAGGGGAGACAATTTGAAGCTGCAACCAGTGGCATCATTGTTAGAGATAAAAGAGGGACCCGGGCAAAAttaagagaagaggaggagcaggcagagtgTTCTGAACCTCCCAAGAGACAGACAAGAGGGAAGAATAAAGCATTGCCAACTaccagaggaaggagaggaaaatcAAGGCCTGAtgagagtgaggaagaggaggaggtagagCAGGCTAAGCAAGCTAGAGGGAAAAAATCCATGAGGCAATGGAAAGATGAtaaggaagagggagaaaggcttgaaacagaaagaaacaagtATGATGAAAATAACAGCCTAATAAAGGAACAAGTAGAAGGGAGATtgggagaggagaaagatgtTACAGAGCTCAgacaacaagagagagaaagaatggagAAGGAAAGGGCAGAGATCaatgaaagagaaaggaaacaggaggaaaggCAGCATAGGAGGGAAGAACAAGAAAAattagaaagaaaagagaaggaagaaCAAGAAAGATCGCAGGCTGAAAATGCCGAAAGGTTAAGACttgagcaggagagagcagaacAAGAGAGaatagagagggaaagaaaggaagaagaagaaaaggaaagagctGATAGgacacaaaaggaaaaagaactactggagagggaaagaaaagagaaggaagaaaaagagacattAGAGCGTGAAAAGgctgaaagagaagagagggagatattggagagagaagagaaagagagaatagaaaaggaaagaaaggaacaggaagaaaaagaaagattggagacagaaaagagggaaCTAGAAGAGAAACATGAGAGGGAAAGACTggccaaagaaaaacaaataaaagagcaacaagaaaacaaagaagaagaaaacaagccCAAAGCACCCGCAAGAAGTCGAAGATCAGCCAGAAGAACAATTGATACCCCATGTGCAACAGAGCCAGAACAAGACTCAACCATATCAACCAATGATGATGTCCCAGCAAGGAGAACCAGATCTCGCTCCAACTCTTCCAACTCTGTCAGCTCAGAGAGGTCTGCTTCAAGTGTTAACACCCAGCAGAGCCAGAGAGGCCGAGGCAGAGGAGCAAGGAGGACCAGTGAGCCACCCCAGGCAGCCATCGCCAGAAGCAGTAATAGAAGGAGGATGGTGGCTGCAGAGCCAACAGAACAGGACAGTAATGATATTTCTCCTCAGGGAGTCCTTTCAAGGTCTAACTCAACCAAGTCCCTCAACTCTGAGATTTCCAGCTACAGCCTAAGCTCtcagagcagaggaagaggaggcaggcAGCGAGGACGAGGGAGGAAAACAGAGGCAGCCACCATCCTTCCTATCAATAGTCAGAGTGATCAGAATTCAGCTCCCAAACCTTCAACCAGAGGCAGGAAGTGCAGGAAAGCAGAGGAATCCTCTAATGAGGTTACCCATGAAGATGATAAAGAGAAGACAGACTCTCAGCAGGCTAGTACCACAAGGGGGCGGCGGAGAGCCAACGCAAATGGCTCTGAACCTGCAGAAGACCCTTCAAATCAGGAGGAAGGATGTGCCAGTGAAGAATCATTTCTGCCTAAAAGGAATGTCAGGGGCAGAGGCCAGAAAGCAGTAAAGAGCGAGACTGTGGAAGCACCAGTAGCTCCTGCAGTCAGTGATGGAGATGAGgctaaagagaaaagaaaaggaagaaaaagagagttgGAGGCAAATACAGAAGATGATTCCAGCAGTAGCTCCAAAATTTCCAAAGGGAAGGAGAAAGTCCAAACAACAGAGCCAGCAGACGAAGGAGCAAAAGGTGAAACGAAAGATGAGATTCCTCTCCAAGCTAAGAGAGGTAGAGTGTCCAGCACTCAAGCAAAGAAGAATGCAAAAGATTACCCCACTGAAGTGGAGGTGgaagaagagagtgagaaaatggaggaggaggctgtTGAGAGAAGAGGCAGAGGTCGGCCATCAGCGgtcaagaaaaagaagaaagaggagccggaagaaagtggaacatgtGTTGATCAGGATGCACACATGGAAGCATCAGAG CCCCAGACTCCAACCAGCAGTGTATCCAGGAAGCGACAGGCTCTTGTGGACTCCTCGCCTGTGGCAAAGACCCCTCGCTCCTCCTTCGCTGCCACGGCAGCTAGTGGTCGATTACGAGTTGCCAGCCAGACCTACAAG GTGCTGTTCACAGGCATGGTGGATGAAACAGGGGAGAGAGTGTTGGCTCGTTTAGGAGGCTGCATAGCTAAAGGCATGGCTGACATGAACTGTCTGGTCACTGATAAGGTGCGCAGGACTGTCAAGTTCCTGTGTGCAGTGGCTAAAGGAGTCCCTATTGTCACCACGCACTGGCTGGAAAAG AGTGGTAAGGCTGGGAGCTTCCTGTCTCCTAATGATTTCATTGTGAAGGATCCggagcaggagaagaagttcatTTTCTGCCTGCAGGAGTCTCTGAGGATTGCCGGCAGTCAACCTCTCTTACAG